In the genome of Pseudarthrobacter sp. IC2-21, one region contains:
- the uidB gene encoding glucuronide transporter yields the protein MKKLNKLSIVGYGAGDAANNLAFTTATMFLLVYYTDVAGISAAAAGTLLLVVRLFDAFADVFAGRIVDRTYSKRFGKFRPFIMFGSIPLLLLSMAVFSVPQIGESGALLYAYVTYAALGLAYSLVNIPYGSLAGAMTQDPGERAKLGSARMVGALLVSSGLGIFVAPLIKPGADLQTTFTTITLVFVVIGTALYFFTALTAKERVHREVPNVTLKQSLDTLKTNKPLLMLCLSSFFFLTGYLALTSVQLYYLRDVLGRLDLYPVLSIIQLALTFVLAAFMPKLVRNVGKKRVYIYSSLISVAGGAIIFFTPASQVWIGFSGLVISVVGVLAVNIVVWALEADTVEYGEWKTGVRTEGITYALFSFTRKSGQAVGGALAAYALALGGYKSGGATQTADAVFGIQIAAGALPAVLTILAVLVMTKYTLTDAKHAEILQEIQSRRTKTAYAGTPADAGQPADAATPAHAGTPAGR from the coding sequence ATGAAAAAGCTAAACAAGCTCAGCATTGTCGGCTATGGCGCCGGTGATGCCGCAAACAACCTCGCCTTCACTACGGCCACCATGTTCCTGCTCGTGTATTACACGGATGTCGCCGGTATCTCCGCAGCGGCCGCCGGAACCCTGCTGCTTGTAGTCCGTTTGTTTGACGCCTTCGCTGACGTTTTCGCCGGCCGGATCGTGGACCGGACCTACAGCAAGCGCTTCGGCAAGTTCCGCCCCTTCATCATGTTCGGCTCCATTCCGCTGCTCCTGCTGAGCATGGCAGTCTTCTCCGTCCCGCAGATCGGTGAATCCGGCGCCCTGCTGTACGCGTATGTCACCTACGCCGCCCTTGGCCTGGCCTACAGCCTCGTAAACATTCCCTACGGTTCGCTGGCGGGCGCCATGACCCAGGATCCGGGTGAGCGCGCCAAACTCGGCTCGGCCCGCATGGTGGGTGCCCTGCTGGTCAGTTCCGGCCTGGGCATCTTCGTGGCACCGCTGATCAAGCCCGGCGCCGACCTCCAGACCACGTTCACCACCATCACCCTGGTCTTTGTCGTGATCGGTACGGCGCTTTACTTCTTCACGGCACTGACCGCCAAGGAACGCGTCCACCGCGAGGTCCCCAACGTGACCCTCAAGCAGAGCCTGGACACGCTCAAGACCAACAAGCCCCTGCTGATGCTGTGCCTGAGCTCCTTCTTCTTCCTCACCGGCTACCTGGCCCTCACGTCCGTGCAGCTGTACTACCTGCGCGACGTCCTGGGCCGGCTGGACCTTTACCCCGTCCTGTCGATCATTCAGCTGGCCCTGACCTTCGTGCTCGCCGCGTTCATGCCCAAACTGGTCCGCAATGTCGGCAAGAAGCGCGTCTACATCTACTCCTCGCTCATCAGCGTGGCAGGCGGCGCGATCATCTTCTTCACCCCGGCCAGCCAGGTCTGGATCGGCTTCAGCGGCCTGGTCATCAGCGTGGTGGGCGTCCTGGCGGTCAACATCGTGGTCTGGGCCCTGGAAGCGGACACCGTGGAATACGGCGAATGGAAGACCGGCGTCCGCACGGAGGGCATCACCTACGCACTGTTCTCCTTCACCCGCAAGTCCGGCCAGGCCGTGGGTGGCGCCCTCGCCGCCTACGCCCTCGCTTTGGGCGGCTACAAGTCCGGCGGCGCGACGCAGACTGCCGATGCAGTGTTCGGTATCCAGATTGCTGCCGGTGCGCTCCCGGCCGTATTGACTATCCTTGCGGTACTGGTCATGACCAAGTACACCCTCACTGACGCCAAGCACGCGGAAATCCTCCAGGAAATCCAGTCCCGCCGCACCAAAACGGCATATGCCGGCACTCCGGCCGACGCCGGCCAGCCGGCCGATGCTGCCACCCCAGCCCACGCCGGCACGCCCGCCGGCCGATAA
- the manD gene encoding D-mannonate dehydratase ManD, with protein MKIIAAEVFVTSPSRNFVTLRITTDDGVTGIGDATLNGRELAVAAYLKEHVAQLLIGKDPHKIEDTWQFLYRSSYWRRGPVTMAAIAAVDMALWDIKGKMANMPVYQLLGGASRNGLRAYGHASGSDIESLFDSVREHLELGYKSVRIQTAVPGIKAVYGVAAQAQASGERYDYEPAGRGAFPVEEDWDTRAYLRHLPTVFEAVRNEFGAELPLLHDGHHRMTPIQAAKLGKALEPYDLFWLEDCTPAENQEALRLVRQHTTTPLAIGEIFNTVYDYQTIIKEQLIDYVRAASTHFGGISPLKKVMDFAAQYQIKSGFHGPTDISPVGFAAQLHVGLAIHNYGIQEYMQHSDKTNEVFEQSMTFVDGYLHPGDKPGIGVEFNEEAAAAYPYQQAYLPYNRLVDGTVHDW; from the coding sequence GTGAAAATCATTGCCGCTGAGGTGTTCGTGACAAGCCCGTCGCGTAACTTCGTGACCCTGCGCATCACAACGGACGATGGAGTCACCGGCATCGGTGACGCCACGCTGAACGGCCGCGAACTGGCCGTCGCCGCCTACCTCAAGGAGCATGTTGCGCAGCTGCTGATCGGCAAGGATCCGCACAAGATCGAGGACACCTGGCAGTTCCTGTACCGCAGCTCGTACTGGCGCCGCGGCCCGGTCACCATGGCGGCCATCGCCGCCGTGGACATGGCCCTGTGGGACATTAAGGGCAAGATGGCCAACATGCCCGTCTACCAGCTCCTCGGCGGTGCCTCACGCAACGGCCTGCGCGCCTACGGCCACGCATCCGGCTCGGACATCGAGTCGCTGTTCGACTCCGTCCGCGAGCACCTGGAACTGGGTTACAAGTCCGTCCGCATCCAGACCGCCGTCCCCGGCATCAAGGCCGTCTACGGTGTTGCTGCGCAGGCACAAGCCTCAGGTGAACGCTACGACTACGAGCCGGCCGGCCGCGGTGCCTTCCCGGTGGAAGAGGACTGGGACACCCGCGCCTACCTGCGCCACCTGCCCACCGTTTTCGAAGCCGTGCGCAACGAGTTCGGCGCGGAACTGCCGCTCCTGCACGACGGCCACCACCGCATGACCCCCATCCAGGCCGCCAAGCTCGGCAAGGCCCTGGAACCGTACGACCTCTTCTGGCTTGAGGACTGCACCCCGGCCGAAAACCAGGAGGCCCTTCGCCTGGTCCGCCAGCACACCACCACTCCGCTGGCCATCGGTGAAATCTTCAACACCGTGTATGACTACCAGACCATCATCAAGGAACAGCTGATTGACTACGTGCGCGCAGCCTCCACCCACTTCGGCGGCATCTCCCCGCTGAAGAAGGTCATGGACTTCGCGGCCCAGTACCAGATCAAGTCAGGCTTCCACGGCCCCACGGACATCTCCCCGGTGGGCTTCGCGGCCCAGCTCCACGTGGGCCTGGCCATCCACAACTACGGCATCCAGGAATACATGCAGCACTCGGACAAGACCAACGAGGTCTTCGAACAGTCCATGACATTCGTTGACGGCTACCTGCACCCGGGCGACAAGCCCGGCATCGGCGTCGAATTCAACGAGGAAGCCGCAGCGGCCTACCCGTACCAGCAGGCCTACCTGCCGTACAACCGCCTGGTTGACGGCACTGTCCATGACTGGTGA
- a CDS encoding Gfo/Idh/MocA family oxidoreductase, whose protein sequence is MSKKVRLGIIGLGQQGGAYAKFITDGLVPNMEIGAICDIDPAKKELAAASYPEVPFYEDYITMLESGDVDAVVTCVPHFLHPEMGIETLKRNIHALVEKPAGVYTKQVKELNEFAATKPELTFGIMFNQRNNPLYQKLKEIVANGEIGKIRRTNWIITTWWRPQGYYNSSAWRATWGGEGGGVLVNQAPHQLDLWQWICGVPKSVYAKVAFGFRRDIAVEDEVTAVVDYGDGATGVFVTATHDLTGTDRFEILGDQGKIVVENSKTATVTRLHKPERELSEGMDMEDVRKLFMGELNPEQYYTTEVIEFESAWGAQHSGVLENFAANILDGTPLLAPGSDGINGVRLANAIHLSAWTGKEVGLDFDENEFLAELNKRIAEEGKFPQRA, encoded by the coding sequence ATGAGCAAGAAAGTACGCCTCGGCATCATCGGCCTGGGCCAGCAGGGCGGCGCCTACGCCAAGTTCATCACGGACGGACTGGTCCCCAACATGGAGATCGGCGCCATCTGCGACATCGACCCGGCCAAGAAGGAACTGGCCGCCGCCTCCTACCCGGAAGTGCCCTTCTACGAGGACTACATCACCATGCTGGAAAGCGGTGACGTGGACGCCGTCGTCACCTGCGTTCCGCACTTCCTGCACCCTGAGATGGGCATCGAGACGCTCAAGCGCAACATCCACGCCCTGGTGGAGAAGCCGGCCGGCGTGTACACCAAGCAGGTCAAGGAACTCAACGAGTTCGCTGCCACCAAGCCGGAGCTGACGTTCGGCATCATGTTCAACCAGCGCAACAACCCGCTGTACCAGAAGCTCAAGGAGATCGTGGCGAACGGCGAGATCGGCAAGATCCGCCGCACCAACTGGATCATCACCACCTGGTGGCGGCCGCAGGGCTACTACAACTCCAGTGCGTGGCGTGCAACGTGGGGAGGCGAGGGCGGCGGCGTCCTGGTCAACCAGGCACCGCACCAGCTGGACCTGTGGCAGTGGATCTGCGGCGTGCCCAAGTCGGTTTACGCGAAGGTGGCGTTCGGCTTCCGGCGCGACATCGCCGTCGAGGATGAAGTGACGGCAGTGGTGGACTACGGCGACGGCGCCACCGGCGTTTTCGTCACGGCCACACACGATCTGACCGGCACGGACCGCTTCGAAATCCTGGGTGACCAGGGCAAGATCGTGGTCGAAAACAGCAAGACGGCCACCGTCACCCGGCTGCACAAGCCCGAGCGCGAGCTCAGCGAAGGCATGGACATGGAAGATGTCCGCAAGCTCTTTATGGGCGAGCTGAACCCGGAGCAGTACTACACCACCGAGGTCATCGAGTTTGAGTCCGCCTGGGGTGCCCAGCACTCCGGCGTGCTGGAGAACTTCGCCGCCAACATCCTGGACGGAACCCCCCTGCTGGCCCCGGGCTCGGACGGCATCAACGGTGTGCGGCTGGCCAACGCCATCCACCTCTCCGCCTGGACCGGCAAGGAAGTGGGACTGGACTTCGACGAAAACGAGTTCCTCGCGGAGCTCAACAAGCGCATCGCCGAAGAGGGCAAATTCCCGCAGCGCGCCTGA
- the uxaC gene encoding glucuronate isomerase → MSQSIAANPDRLLPADPGTRSIARDLLQRVQDLPIISPHGHVDAAVIENNTPFPDPAALLVSPDHYVTRLIHASGVPLDMLRAGGTSTPESRDIWRTFVAAWPLFEGTASGYWLRTQFDSVFKLGADLGEMSADASYDAIAAKLVEPGFRPRQLFKDFNIEVLATTDDPLDNLASHKAIAEDPTFAGRVLPTFRPDQYLNIAHPAWGANVDRLIDAAGDGATGYSAYITALENRRRYFVEHGAVSADHGVATPATLKLDRAEAERIFELARAGKATAEDRNTFEAHMMYEMGRMSVEDGLIMTIHPGSFRNHHTPTFEAFGADTGHDIPYAVNYTEAIRPLLQDFGTAKDFHLVLFTLDETVFSRELAPLAGFYPSVYLGAPWWFLDAPDAMLRFRSAVTETTGFSRSSGFIDDTRAFCSIPARHDASRRIEAAFLARLVAEHRVSEDRAHEIIVDIVDSSPRRVFKL, encoded by the coding sequence ATGTCACAGTCGATTGCTGCCAACCCAGACAGGCTCCTGCCCGCGGATCCAGGAACGCGCAGCATCGCGCGCGACCTTCTTCAGCGCGTCCAGGACCTCCCCATCATCTCCCCGCACGGCCACGTTGACGCTGCTGTCATCGAAAACAACACCCCCTTTCCTGATCCGGCGGCGCTGCTGGTCAGCCCGGACCACTACGTCACCCGGCTGATCCACGCCAGCGGCGTCCCCCTGGACATGCTCCGCGCGGGCGGAACCAGCACGCCCGAATCAAGGGATATCTGGCGCACCTTCGTTGCAGCCTGGCCGCTTTTCGAGGGCACGGCGTCCGGCTACTGGCTGCGCACCCAGTTCGACAGCGTCTTCAAGCTGGGCGCAGACCTGGGCGAGATGTCCGCTGACGCAAGCTATGACGCCATTGCCGCCAAGCTGGTTGAGCCCGGGTTCCGTCCGCGCCAGCTTTTCAAGGACTTCAACATCGAGGTCCTGGCCACCACCGACGATCCACTGGATAACCTGGCCAGCCATAAAGCGATCGCCGAGGACCCGACCTTCGCCGGCCGGGTCCTGCCGACGTTCCGCCCGGACCAGTACCTGAACATCGCGCACCCCGCCTGGGGCGCCAACGTGGACCGGCTGATCGACGCCGCCGGCGACGGCGCCACCGGCTACAGCGCCTATATCACGGCCCTGGAGAACCGCCGTCGGTACTTCGTGGAGCACGGCGCCGTCTCCGCCGACCACGGCGTGGCCACCCCCGCCACGCTGAAGCTGGACCGTGCCGAGGCTGAGCGGATCTTCGAACTCGCCCGGGCCGGGAAGGCCACTGCTGAGGACCGCAACACCTTCGAAGCCCACATGATGTACGAGATGGGCCGCATGTCGGTGGAGGACGGGCTGATCATGACCATCCACCCGGGCTCCTTCCGCAACCACCACACGCCCACGTTCGAGGCTTTCGGCGCCGACACCGGCCATGACATCCCATACGCCGTGAACTACACCGAGGCCATCCGCCCGCTGCTGCAGGACTTCGGCACGGCGAAGGACTTCCACCTGGTGCTGTTCACGCTGGACGAGACCGTGTTCTCCCGCGAACTCGCGCCCCTGGCGGGTTTCTACCCGTCCGTCTACCTTGGTGCACCGTGGTGGTTCCTGGACGCTCCCGATGCGATGCTGCGCTTCCGCTCCGCCGTCACGGAGACCACCGGGTTCTCCCGCTCCTCCGGCTTCATCGATGACACCCGCGCCTTCTGCTCCATCCCCGCCCGCCACGACGCATCCCGCCGGATCGAAGCCGCTTTCCTGGCCCGGCTCGTGGCCGAGCACCGTGTCAGTGAGGACCGTGCCCACGAAATTATCGTGGATATCGTCGATTCGTCCCCGCGAAGGGTATTCAAGCTGTGA
- a CDS encoding mannitol dehydrogenase family protein, with the protein MNRTLHAAPKPPVRIVHLGLGAFHRSHQTWFTSQAGDAAEWGIAAFTGRRPDAALALAEQDGLFTLVERADSGDSFAVVGSIAEAVDGADVPRLAELVAAPATAMVTLTVTEAAYRLGADGQLDVNASDVAADLELLKSGTGNPSTPLGRLVFALAARRAAGTGPMAVVCCDNLANNGTVAHNAVTGLAAAWDADLAAWIEANVSFVSTSVDRITPRTTEADIAAVEAACGYHDNSPVVAEPFTNWVLSGDFPAGRPRWEDAGAVFVDHIEPFENRKLWLLNGAHSLLAYAGQLRGHTTVAEALADAECRKAVESFWDEAEANLSGAAAAGTDLQIPAYRDALLARFSNARIAHHLAQIAMDGSTKLRMRAVPVLLAERAQGRTGAAAALMIAAWMDFSAAAEAFHDPLAAEVSAANTLEGAERVGALLALIDPALAADEAVVELVAGLLGTFTAGS; encoded by the coding sequence CTGAACCGGACCCTCCACGCGGCCCCCAAGCCGCCGGTCCGGATCGTCCACCTCGGGCTCGGCGCCTTCCACCGCTCGCACCAGACCTGGTTCACCAGCCAGGCCGGCGATGCCGCGGAGTGGGGCATCGCGGCCTTCACGGGACGCCGCCCGGACGCCGCCCTGGCACTTGCCGAGCAGGACGGACTCTTCACGCTGGTGGAGCGCGCTGACAGCGGCGACTCGTTCGCCGTCGTCGGAAGCATTGCCGAAGCGGTGGACGGCGCGGACGTGCCGCGGCTCGCCGAACTGGTTGCAGCACCCGCTACCGCCATGGTCACGCTGACCGTCACCGAAGCCGCGTACCGGCTCGGTGCCGACGGGCAGCTTGATGTCAACGCGTCCGACGTCGCGGCGGACCTTGAGCTGCTGAAGTCAGGCACCGGAAACCCGTCGACGCCGCTGGGCCGGTTGGTCTTTGCCCTCGCCGCCCGCCGGGCTGCCGGAACCGGACCCATGGCGGTGGTCTGCTGTGACAACCTCGCCAACAACGGCACCGTTGCCCACAACGCCGTGACCGGCCTCGCCGCTGCCTGGGACGCGGACCTCGCCGCCTGGATTGAGGCGAACGTCAGCTTTGTCAGCACGTCGGTGGACCGCATCACGCCGCGCACCACGGAAGCCGACATCGCCGCCGTCGAGGCCGCATGCGGGTACCACGACAACTCGCCGGTTGTTGCCGAACCTTTCACCAACTGGGTGCTCAGCGGGGACTTCCCGGCCGGGCGGCCGCGCTGGGAAGATGCCGGCGCGGTGTTCGTGGACCACATCGAGCCTTTCGAGAACCGCAAGCTGTGGCTCCTGAACGGCGCCCATTCCCTGCTGGCATACGCCGGTCAGCTCCGCGGCCACACCACCGTGGCCGAAGCCCTGGCCGACGCGGAGTGCCGAAAGGCCGTGGAAAGCTTCTGGGATGAGGCCGAAGCCAACCTGTCCGGCGCGGCAGCCGCCGGCACCGACCTGCAGATTCCGGCCTACCGCGACGCCCTGCTGGCCCGGTTCAGCAATGCACGGATCGCCCACCACCTGGCCCAGATCGCGATGGACGGCAGTACCAAACTCCGGATGCGGGCGGTGCCGGTGCTGCTGGCCGAGCGCGCCCAGGGACGAACCGGAGCTGCTGCCGCACTGATGATTGCCGCCTGGATGGACTTCAGCGCCGCAGCCGAGGCGTTCCATGATCCGCTCGCGGCCGAGGTCTCGGCGGCCAACACGCTCGAAGGCGCCGAACGGGTTGGGGCCCTGCTGGCGCTCATTGATCCGGCCCTGGCTGCCGATGAGGCCGTGGTGGAGCTCGTTGCCGGCCTGCTCGGAACATTCACCGCAGGCTCCTAG
- a CDS encoding sugar phosphate isomerase/epimerase family protein encodes MATSAKIGVQAMMLKDSFAEAGAFETLRKVSEIGYNAVEISQIPMTPENVAELDRSRTELGMDIAALSVAMETPKGRPGDSLAEHFDKIVEDAKRLDSKLLRIGMLPFSAMTSIGAVVDFAKQANDYAERLQEQGLGLYYHNHHIEFAKFDGKYMLDIIAENSPAMGMEIDVHWVQRGGLDPVRTLEKYAGRTAMVHLKDYRIGVMPESALGLLDAGDFAGFMTEFKNVVQFAEVGEGNLDFAAIIPAAQAAGAEYLLVEQDELYGRTVWEALQTSYDNLVALGQSELF; translated from the coding sequence ATGGCCACATCAGCCAAAATTGGCGTACAGGCAATGATGCTGAAGGACAGCTTCGCCGAAGCCGGGGCATTCGAAACGCTCCGCAAGGTCAGCGAAATCGGCTACAACGCCGTCGAGATCTCCCAGATCCCGATGACGCCGGAGAACGTGGCTGAGCTGGACCGGTCCCGCACCGAACTGGGCATGGACATCGCGGCACTGTCCGTGGCCATGGAGACCCCCAAGGGACGCCCGGGCGACTCGCTGGCGGAGCACTTCGACAAGATCGTTGAGGACGCCAAGCGGCTGGACTCCAAACTGCTGCGGATCGGCATGCTGCCGTTCTCGGCCATGACCTCAATCGGGGCGGTGGTTGACTTCGCCAAACAGGCCAACGACTACGCCGAACGCCTTCAGGAGCAGGGCCTGGGCCTGTATTACCACAACCACCACATCGAGTTCGCGAAGTTCGACGGCAAGTACATGCTGGACATCATCGCCGAGAACTCCCCGGCCATGGGCATGGAAATTGACGTGCACTGGGTCCAGCGCGGCGGCCTCGACCCGGTCCGCACCCTGGAAAAGTACGCCGGCCGCACGGCGATGGTGCACCTTAAGGACTACCGGATCGGGGTCATGCCGGAGTCCGCACTGGGGCTCCTGGATGCCGGGGATTTCGCCGGCTTTATGACCGAGTTCAAGAACGTTGTCCAGTTCGCCGAAGTAGGCGAGGGCAACCTTGACTTTGCCGCCATCATCCCGGCCGCCCAGGCCGCCGGTGCCGAGTACCTCCTGGTGGAACAGGACGAGCTCTACGGCCGCACCGTCTGGGAAGCGCTGCAGACCTCCTACGACAACCTCGTTGCGCTGGGCCAGTCCGAACTCTTCTAA
- a CDS encoding LacI family DNA-binding transcriptional regulator, with protein sequence MTEPKTPDAGTAAGAAKKHGRDGKSNATIYDIARIAGVNASTVSRALSKPGRVSPKTQKLIEDAAAELNYHVNPFARALPTGKTNTFGLIVADITNPTFFDIIRGAETTATDRDYTLVLAESAESPATELTAARRLMATVDGLILASPRMDDDNIRALARDKPVVVINREVEGVPCVVPDVHKGLSEAVRSLAGNGHHRIAYVAGPPESWMSERRWEGVQAASEWSRLEAVRLESTKPTVDGGRQTARDVRASGATAVLTYNDLLAIGLMQELQAAGISVPDQISIVGFDDIFGADFTTPPLTTVRSPLGECGAGAATRLLDLLHGTGEPAGTLSVETELVLRGSSGRILSA encoded by the coding sequence GTGACTGAACCCAAGACCCCGGATGCCGGCACCGCTGCCGGCGCGGCCAAAAAACACGGCCGGGACGGAAAATCCAACGCAACGATTTACGACATCGCGAGGATTGCCGGCGTCAACGCCTCCACGGTTTCACGGGCACTCAGCAAGCCTGGCCGGGTGAGTCCCAAAACTCAGAAGCTGATCGAGGATGCGGCCGCCGAGCTGAACTACCACGTGAACCCGTTTGCCCGCGCCCTTCCCACCGGGAAGACAAACACCTTCGGCCTGATCGTCGCGGACATCACCAACCCCACCTTCTTCGACATTATCCGCGGCGCGGAAACCACCGCGACGGACCGTGACTACACCCTGGTGCTTGCCGAATCGGCCGAGTCCCCGGCAACGGAACTGACCGCCGCCCGCCGTCTGATGGCCACCGTGGACGGCCTCATCCTGGCGAGCCCCCGCATGGACGACGACAATATCCGAGCCCTGGCCCGGGACAAGCCGGTAGTGGTCATCAACCGCGAAGTGGAGGGTGTGCCGTGCGTGGTGCCGGACGTGCACAAGGGGCTCAGTGAGGCGGTCCGCAGCCTTGCCGGGAACGGCCACCACAGGATCGCCTACGTTGCGGGGCCGCCGGAGTCCTGGATGTCCGAGCGGCGCTGGGAAGGCGTGCAGGCGGCCAGCGAATGGTCCCGGCTCGAGGCAGTCCGGCTGGAATCCACCAAACCAACGGTCGACGGCGGCCGGCAGACGGCGCGTGATGTCCGCGCCAGCGGTGCCACGGCGGTGCTGACATACAACGATCTTCTGGCGATTGGCCTCATGCAGGAACTCCAGGCCGCCGGGATATCGGTGCCGGACCAGATCAGCATCGTTGGCTTCGATGACATCTTCGGTGCGGACTTCACGACGCCGCCACTGACCACCGTGCGTTCGCCGCTGGGGGAGTGCGGCGCCGGCGCCGCCACCCGCCTCCTGGATCTGCTGCACGGAACCGGCGAACCGGCCGGCACCCTGAGTGTGGAGACGGAGCTTGTCCTCCGCGGTTCGAGCGGACGGATCCTGTCTGCCTGA